The proteins below are encoded in one region of Puntigrus tetrazona isolate hp1 chromosome 5, ASM1883169v1, whole genome shotgun sequence:
- the si:dkey-3h3.3 gene encoding E3 ubiquitin-protein ligase DTX3L, which translates to MKTSLPKIFSLVRLHLPNSVSSKSKTMKHEDVDFVASGSMAEAEVVYKSTIVQTTRVGSRDTGREERPAQSNSSVVEPVNVDGIVMDYIEKIKSKELDTIKKRNAVIVKRDDKRVTFTSLSGKNVHAHFAREHFVTLYQKTATGLQTRTYDHSRGIITLHQAEFPELLITHKDEKRLQLTGNFISLDRFETFLNGSARSYLDYQTPNNSEVNDRPYKQPARERASIDQAKDEACPICLETLETKESTDLPKCKHRFCKDCLRKAFQVKPTCPICGEIYGSLTGTQPKGGSMTVSSDKSSLPGYENYDTLIISYHIPSGRQGDEHPNPGTPYHGASRIAYLPYSTEGSKVLKLLQRAFEQRLTFTIGRSSTTGQNNVVTWNDIHHKTSRYGGPTSYGYPDPNYLKRVQDELKAKGIY; encoded by the exons atgAAGACTAGCCTGCCAAAG atATTCTCTCTAGTGAGACTACACCTGCCAAATTCCGTTTCAAGCAAAAGCAAAACTATGAAACACGAAGATGTCGATTTTGTCGCCAGCGGGTCGATGGCAGAGGCCGAGGTTGTTTATAAGAGTACAATTGTGCAAACCACACGTGTTGGAAGTAGGGATACGGGACGAGAGGAGAGACCAGCTCAAAGTAACTCCTCTGTAGTTGAACCAGTGAACGTCGACGGCATTGTTATGGATTACATCGAAAAGATTAAATCCAAGGAGCTTGACACGATCAAAAAAAGGAATGCAGTTATCGTGAAGCGAGATGATAAACGCGTGACCTTCACGTCTCTGTCTGGTAAGAACGTGCACGCTCATTTCGCACGAGAACACTTCGTAACTTTATATCAAAAGACTGCAACGGGCCTGCAAACCAGGACATACGACCACAGTCGAGGAATTATTACGCTTCACCAAGCAGAATTTCCAGAACTCCTAATCACTCATAAAGATGAAAAGCGGCTGCAGCTGACTGGCAACTTCATTAGCCTTGACAGATTTGAGACGTTTTTGAATGGGAGTGCTCGGTCATATTTAGACTACCAAACCCCAAATAACTCTGAAGTTAATGACAGGCCTTACAAGCAACCTGCGAGAGAACGCGCATCAATAGACCAAGCCAAAGATGAGGCATGTCCAATTTGTTTGGAAACACTCGAGACAAAGGAATCCACAGACCTGCCAAAGTGTAAACACAGATTTTGTAAAGACTGTTTGAGGAAAGCCTTCCAGGTGAAGCCAACTTGTCCGATCTGCGGAGAGATATACGGCAGTCTCACAGGGACACAACCAAAGGGCGGGAGCATGACTGTCTCATCGGACAAGTCCTCCTTACCTGGATATGAAAATTATGATACACTCATAATTAGCTACCATATTCCAAGTGGGCGTCAAGGG GATGAACACCCAAACCCAGGCACGCCGTACCATGGTGCGTCCCGCATAGCTTACCTCCCGTACTCTACAGAGGGGAGTAAAGTACTGAAGCTTCTGCAGAGGGCTTTCGAACAGAGACTCACTTTCACCATCGGACGTTCATCTACCACTGGACAGAACAATGTGGTGACCTGGAATGACATTCACCATAAGACGTCTCGTTATGGAGGACCAACCAG TTATGGCTACCCAGATCCAAACTACCTGAAACGAGTACAAGATGAACTGAAAGCAAAAGGAATTTACTGA
- the parp8 gene encoding protein mono-ADP-ribosyltransferase PARP8 isoform X1, whose protein sequence is MGMCSRQERIQKDVDIVIQRCKAEKDCLFSDFRFSDSTFTFTYSKGPKRVSYSVHVSDDYPDNTYVSNSENNDEVLVTRDPIPVIFHRIATEIRINNDATSCLSIRSKLQTDKNACHYAIEEDSEGDNDSEEFYYVGQVNYDGELHKHPQLEADLAAVRDLYGHHAVSLREYGAIDDVDIDLHIDVTFLDEEIALAWDVIRSEPVIVRLHCSLTQYLNGPVPTVDVFQVSTKDRFGLGHQLKKVMQTFVTQQWKCQSKDKLISPHSKKQNEKKVKSPLHIFSTLRRSPSYPPPGCVKSKKKLKPEQDGMSKSHRLLRRTCSSTVKPEMDGCVGKSHKLLGHSLSSDPRMEQHQPLKQPHRLLPRPCSTTVKPEDCPPLRPHKLSPRSSAAEPRCEHAAGSSDGGALKPHRLLGRSCSGSVRTEELDGLKHHHRLLSRSYSSSTKMGKNDIFKEPVTESRRLSLTSGLIGILAPSLSSTPQPNIGAKSIPIRDRGFLVQTMEYAEQRIPVLNEFCVVCDEPHVFQNGPMLRPTVCERELCVFAFQTLGVMNEAADEIATGAQVVDLLVSMCRSALESPRKVVIFEPYPSVVDPNDSQALAFNPRKKDYDRVMRALDSIASIREMTQAPYLEIKKQMDKHDPLAHPLLQWVISSNRSHIVKLPVTRQLKFMHTPHQFLLLSSPPAKESNFRAAKGLFGSTFAFHGSHIENWHSILRNGLVVASNTRLQLHGAIYGSGIYLSPLSSISFGYSGMNKKQQKVASKDETAANKSNIHLQSQKKGQNPQFLQSRNLKCIALCEVITSPDLHKHGDIWVVPNTDHVCTRFFFVYEDGQVGDTSINTQDPGIHREILRVIGNQTATG, encoded by the exons ggtgtcCTACTCTGTTCATGTCTCTGATGATTATCCAG ATAACACATACGTGTCTAACTCTGAAAACAATGATGAAGTGTTAGTCACCAGGGATCCAATACCAGTGATTTTCCACAGAATTGCAACAG AAATACGCATAAATAACGATGCCACCAGCTGTCTGTCTATTAGATCAAAACTTCAAACCGACAAAAATGCG TGCCATTATGCTATAGAGGAGGATTCAGAGGGGGACAATGATTCAGAGGAGTTCTACTATGTTGGACAG GTAAATTATGATGGAGAGCTTCACAAACACCCCCAGCTGGAGGCTGATTTGGCAGCCGTGAGGGACTTATATGGCCATCATGCAGTATCTCTCAG GGAATATGGTGCCATTGATGATGTGGACATCGACCTACACATTGATGTCACTTTCCTAGAT GAGGAGATAGCACTTGCCTGGGATGTGATCCGGAGTGAACCTGTTATTGTGCGGCTTCACTGCTCCCTCACGCAGTATCTCAATGGACCAG TTCCCACTGTTGATGTGTTCCAAGTGTCTACAAAAGACAGATTTGGACTTGGACATCAGTTGAAAAA GGTAATGCAAACCTTTGTCACACAGCAGTGGAAGTGTCAGAGCAAAGATAAACTCATCAGCCCACACAGCAAAAAGCAAAACGAGAAGAAAGTGAAGTCTCCCCTGCACATTTTTTCAACTCTACGCAG ATCCCCCAGCTACCCTCCTCCTGGCTGTGTGAAGAGCAAAAAGAAGCTCAAACCTGAGCAGGATGGCATGTCGAAATCCCACCGTCTGTTGCGGCGAACATGCTCCAGCACGGTGAAGCCAGAAATGGACGGCTGCGTCGGCAAGTCGCACAAGCTCCTCGGCCATTCCCTCTCCAGTGACCCTCGGATGGAGCAACATCAGCCCCTCAAGCAGCCCCACCGGCTGCTGCCGAGGCCCTGCTCAACCACAGTTAAACCGGAGGACTGCCCGCCGCTGCGGCCTCATAAACTGTCGCCGCGGTCGAGCGCGGCAGAGCCTCGCTGTGAACACGCTGCTGGCAGTAGCGATGGCGGTGCTTTAAAGCCCCACCGGCTCCTGGGCCGCTCCTGCTCGGGCAGCGTGCGGACTGAAGAGCTGGATGGCCTGAAGCACCACCATCGTCTGCTCAGCAGGTCCTACTCCAGCAGCACCAAGATGGGCAAAAACGACATCTTTAAAGAGCCTGTCACAGAGAGCAGACGCCTCTCCCTTACCTCAGGGCTAATTGGCATCCTGGCCCCATCACTCTCTTCCACACCTCAG CCAAACATTGGCGCCAAATCCATTCCAATCAGAGACAGAGGCTTCCTtgttcag ACTATGGAGTATGCAGAGCAGCGTATCCCTGTCCTGAACGAGTTCTGTGTGGTCTGCGATGAACCTCACGTGTTCCAAAATGGACCAATGCTCAGA CCcacagtgtgtgagagagagttatGTGTATTCGCCTTCCAGACGTTAGGGGTCATGAATGAGGCTGCTGACGAGATTGCCACTGGTGCTCAg GTAGTAGACCTACTGGTCTCTATGTGTCGATCTGCACTAGAGTCTCCGAGGAAAGTTGTCATTTTTGAGCCATATCCCTCTGTGGTGGATCCCAATGACTCACAAGCACTTGCCTTCAACCCCAGG AAAAAGGACTATGACCGAGTGATGAGAGCACTTGACAGTATCGCGTCTATCAGAGAAATGACCCAG GCTCCATATCTGgagataaagaaacaaatggACAAGCATGATCCCCTGGCTCACCCACTGCTGCAGTG GGTGATTTCCAGTAACAGATCACACATAGTGAAGCTTCCTGTTACTAGA CAACTGAAGTTCATGCACACACCCCATCAGTTCCTCCTGCTCAGCAGTCCGCCAGCCAAAGAATCCAACTTCAGAGCTGCCAAAGGCCTCTTTGGGAGTACCTTTGCTTTCCA TGGATCACACATAGAAAACTGGCACTCCATTTTGAGGAATGGTTTGGTTGTGGCATCAAACACAAGGCTTCAG CTCCATGGCGCTATCTATGGGAGTGGAATCTATCTCAGTCCATTATCAAGCATATCCTTTGGCTACTCAG GgatgaataaaaaacagcagaaaGTTGCTTCAAAAGATGAAACTGCTGCCAACAAGTCCAATATTCATTTgcag TCACAGAAGAAAGGGCAGAACCCGCAGTTTCTGCAGAGCCGCAATCTGAAATGCATAGCCTTATGTGAAG TTATTACATCTCCAGACCTGCACAAGCATGGGGACATCTGGGTGGTTCCAAATACAGATCATGTCTGCACACgctttttctttgt ttatgaagacGGACAGGTAGGTGACACAAGTATAAACACACAGGACCCTGGCATTCACAGGGAGATCCTGCGAGTCATCGGCAATCAAACGGCTACTGGATGA
- the parp8 gene encoding protein mono-ADP-ribosyltransferase PARP8 isoform X2 encodes MIQRSSTMLDREYGAIDDVDIDLHIDVTFLDEEIALAWDVIRSEPVIVRLHCSLTQYLNGPVPTVDVFQVSTKDRFGLGHQLKKVMQTFVTQQWKCQSKDKLISPHSKKQNEKKVKSPLHIFSTLRRSPSYPPPGCVKSKKKLKPEQDGMSKSHRLLRRTCSSTVKPEMDGCVGKSHKLLGHSLSSDPRMEQHQPLKQPHRLLPRPCSTTVKPEDCPPLRPHKLSPRSSAAEPRCEHAAGSSDGGALKPHRLLGRSCSGSVRTEELDGLKHHHRLLSRSYSSSTKMGKNDIFKEPVTESRRLSLTSGLIGILAPSLSSTPQPNIGAKSIPIRDRGFLVQTMEYAEQRIPVLNEFCVVCDEPHVFQNGPMLRPTVCERELCVFAFQTLGVMNEAADEIATGAQVVDLLVSMCRSALESPRKVVIFEPYPSVVDPNDSQALAFNPRKKDYDRVMRALDSIASIREMTQAPYLEIKKQMDKHDPLAHPLLQWVISSNRSHIVKLPVTRQLKFMHTPHQFLLLSSPPAKESNFRAAKGLFGSTFAFHGSHIENWHSILRNGLVVASNTRLQLHGAIYGSGIYLSPLSSISFGYSGMNKKQQKVASKDETAANKSNIHLQSQKKGQNPQFLQSRNLKCIALCEVITSPDLHKHGDIWVVPNTDHVCTRFFFVYEDGQVGDTSINTQDPGIHREILRVIGNQTATG; translated from the exons ATGATTCAGAGGAGTTCTACTATGTTGGACAG GGAATATGGTGCCATTGATGATGTGGACATCGACCTACACATTGATGTCACTTTCCTAGAT GAGGAGATAGCACTTGCCTGGGATGTGATCCGGAGTGAACCTGTTATTGTGCGGCTTCACTGCTCCCTCACGCAGTATCTCAATGGACCAG TTCCCACTGTTGATGTGTTCCAAGTGTCTACAAAAGACAGATTTGGACTTGGACATCAGTTGAAAAA GGTAATGCAAACCTTTGTCACACAGCAGTGGAAGTGTCAGAGCAAAGATAAACTCATCAGCCCACACAGCAAAAAGCAAAACGAGAAGAAAGTGAAGTCTCCCCTGCACATTTTTTCAACTCTACGCAG ATCCCCCAGCTACCCTCCTCCTGGCTGTGTGAAGAGCAAAAAGAAGCTCAAACCTGAGCAGGATGGCATGTCGAAATCCCACCGTCTGTTGCGGCGAACATGCTCCAGCACGGTGAAGCCAGAAATGGACGGCTGCGTCGGCAAGTCGCACAAGCTCCTCGGCCATTCCCTCTCCAGTGACCCTCGGATGGAGCAACATCAGCCCCTCAAGCAGCCCCACCGGCTGCTGCCGAGGCCCTGCTCAACCACAGTTAAACCGGAGGACTGCCCGCCGCTGCGGCCTCATAAACTGTCGCCGCGGTCGAGCGCGGCAGAGCCTCGCTGTGAACACGCTGCTGGCAGTAGCGATGGCGGTGCTTTAAAGCCCCACCGGCTCCTGGGCCGCTCCTGCTCGGGCAGCGTGCGGACTGAAGAGCTGGATGGCCTGAAGCACCACCATCGTCTGCTCAGCAGGTCCTACTCCAGCAGCACCAAGATGGGCAAAAACGACATCTTTAAAGAGCCTGTCACAGAGAGCAGACGCCTCTCCCTTACCTCAGGGCTAATTGGCATCCTGGCCCCATCACTCTCTTCCACACCTCAG CCAAACATTGGCGCCAAATCCATTCCAATCAGAGACAGAGGCTTCCTtgttcag ACTATGGAGTATGCAGAGCAGCGTATCCCTGTCCTGAACGAGTTCTGTGTGGTCTGCGATGAACCTCACGTGTTCCAAAATGGACCAATGCTCAGA CCcacagtgtgtgagagagagttatGTGTATTCGCCTTCCAGACGTTAGGGGTCATGAATGAGGCTGCTGACGAGATTGCCACTGGTGCTCAg GTAGTAGACCTACTGGTCTCTATGTGTCGATCTGCACTAGAGTCTCCGAGGAAAGTTGTCATTTTTGAGCCATATCCCTCTGTGGTGGATCCCAATGACTCACAAGCACTTGCCTTCAACCCCAGG AAAAAGGACTATGACCGAGTGATGAGAGCACTTGACAGTATCGCGTCTATCAGAGAAATGACCCAG GCTCCATATCTGgagataaagaaacaaatggACAAGCATGATCCCCTGGCTCACCCACTGCTGCAGTG GGTGATTTCCAGTAACAGATCACACATAGTGAAGCTTCCTGTTACTAGA CAACTGAAGTTCATGCACACACCCCATCAGTTCCTCCTGCTCAGCAGTCCGCCAGCCAAAGAATCCAACTTCAGAGCTGCCAAAGGCCTCTTTGGGAGTACCTTTGCTTTCCA TGGATCACACATAGAAAACTGGCACTCCATTTTGAGGAATGGTTTGGTTGTGGCATCAAACACAAGGCTTCAG CTCCATGGCGCTATCTATGGGAGTGGAATCTATCTCAGTCCATTATCAAGCATATCCTTTGGCTACTCAG GgatgaataaaaaacagcagaaaGTTGCTTCAAAAGATGAAACTGCTGCCAACAAGTCCAATATTCATTTgcag TCACAGAAGAAAGGGCAGAACCCGCAGTTTCTGCAGAGCCGCAATCTGAAATGCATAGCCTTATGTGAAG TTATTACATCTCCAGACCTGCACAAGCATGGGGACATCTGGGTGGTTCCAAATACAGATCATGTCTGCACACgctttttctttg tttatgaagacGGACAGGTAGGTGACACAAGTATAAACACACAGGACCCTGGCATTCACAGGGAGATCCTGCGAGTCATCGGCAATCAAACGGCTACTGGATGA